The nucleotide sequence ATCGGGGCACTGGCCGCGGGCCTGGTGGAGGAGGGCGACGCGATCTGTGTGGGCGCCGGCACCACCACCCAGGCCTTCGCCCGGCACCTGACCGGCTTCCGCGAGCTCACCGTGATGACCAACTCGGTGCTGGTGGCACAGGAACTGGCCGGGGCCAAGGTGTCTCGCGGGGTGGAGGTGGTGATGACCGGCGGCACCCTGCGCGCGCCGATCTTCGCCCTGGTCGGCTCGGTGGCCGAGCAGGCACTGGCGACGATGCGGGTGCGCCGGGTGTTCATGTCCGGCAACGGGCTCACCGCCGAGCGCGGGCTGTCCACGCCGAACCTGGTGGTGGCGGGCATGGACCGGGCGATGGCGGCGGCGGGCGAGGAGATCGTGGTGCTCGCCGACCACACCAAGATCGGCCAGGAGACGATGGCCCAGACCGTGCCGGCCGACCAGATCGCCCACCTGGTGACGAGTGACCGCACACCGGGCGAGGTGATCGGGCAGTTCCGCGACAGCGGGGTGGAGGTGCACGTCGCGGAGTGCGCGGACGAGGACGAGGCGTGACCACCTGGTCGTCGTCTTGTCAGTTTCCGATCGAACGTGCCAGATTATGTTCGAGACTTGACAGCATATGAGCGAGGTTCTCGTGGCAATGATCCGCGACGTGACGACCATGGACGACGGAAGGCGGATCACGTACTACTACAGTGCGCCCGCCGGATCCGCGACGTCCGCTGACGCCGAAACCTCCCCGAAGGAGGACGAGGACCAGTGAGCGAGCGCCGTTTCGACCCCACCAGTGGCGAGTGGATCACCTTCGCCACGCACCGGCAGAACCGCACCTTCCTGCCGCCGGCCGACGCCTGCCCGCTGTGCCCCGACCCGAACAACGAGTGGGACGGCGAGATCCGGCGCACCGACGTGCAGATCGCGGTGTTCGACAACCGGTTCCCGGCGCTCAGCCCCACCCCGCCGGAGCCCGACATCGAGGGCACCGAGCTGTACCAGGTGGAACCGGCCAGCGGTCGCTGCGAGGTGATCTCGTACTCCTCCGACCACAACGCCACGCTGGCGAAGCTCGGGCCGGAGCGGATCCGCCTGCTGATCGACGTCTGGGCCGACCAGTACCAGGTGCTCGGATCCGAAGGCCACCAGTACGTGCTGCCTTTCGAGAACCGCGGTGAGGCGATCGGCGTCACCCTGCACCACCCGCACGGCCAGATCTACGCCTACGACGACATTCCGGCGCGCCCGCTGCGAAAGCTGAAAACGGCCGCGGCCTATCGTCAGCGCACCGGTCGCTGCGTGGAGTGTGACGTGGTCGCCGCCGAGATCGAGGACGGCCGCCGGATCGTGGCCGAGGGCGAGTACTTCATCGCCCACGTGCCGTTCTGGGCGCGCTACCCCTACGAGGTGCGGATCTCGCCGAAGCAGCACACGCCGTCGATGGTCGCGGTCGCCGACGAGGCCCGCACCGACCTGGCGCACGTGCTGCACCGCGTGTTCACCGGCCTGGACGATCTTTTCGGCTTCCCCCTGCCCTACGTGCTGGGCATCTTCTCCTCGCCGGTGAACGGCGACCCGGCCGTGGCCGGCTGGGACGGCAGCTGGGACGACATCTCTCACCTGCACCTGCTGATCTCGCCCCCGAACCGGAGCGAGACCAAGCTGAAGTACATCGCCGGCACCGAGCAGATGGGCGGCGCCTACTCCACCGACATCGCGCCCGAGGTCACCGCGGCGACCCTGCGGGAGAAGATCCCGCAGTCCTGAGGTGAGTGGCGCGGGGGCCGGTCCCCTCCCCGGTCCCCGTGCCACACCAGGCTTTTCAGATCAGGCTTTTCACATCAGCAGAGGCTCGGCCGCCCGCACCGTCAGGGCCAGGCCCACCAGCAGCACCAGGGTGGCCGTGCCCCAGGGCGCCCAGCGCCGCCAGTGCTCGGCCAGGCCGCCCAGCCGGCTCTCCTCGCGCAGCCGGTCGGCCACCTTCACCAGCACCAGCCCCACTGCCGTGAGCAGCCCGGCCATCCCGATGCCGTAGCCGATCACCAGCAGGATCCCGAACCAGGTGCGCCCCAGCCCGATCGCGCCCAGCAGCACCACCAGCGCCGAGGGGCTCGGCACCAGCCCACCCGCGATCCCCATCCCCACCAGGGCCATCCGCGACAGCGCCGACCGATTCGGGTCATGGACGACGCCGAGGCCGAAATGCCCGTGACCGTGCCCGGTTCCGTGGCCGTGTCCATGACCGTGCCCATGACCGTGTCCATGACCGTGGCCGTGGCCGTGCCCATGACCGTGCTCCTGCCCCGCGGGGACGACGGCGGGCACCAGCGGTTCGTCGAGGTCGATCACCCGCTCCTCGTCGTCCGTCATTGACGCCCGCCGCAACCGCACCGCCGAAGCCAGCAACCACGCGCCGACCCCGGCGATCAGCAAGCCGCTGGCCACTCCCAGCCAGGCCAGCACCGTCTCTCCCGCCAGCGTGGCCACGGCGCTGAGCAGCAGGCCGAGCACGATCACCCCGGCGGTGTGGGTCACCGTCACGGTCAGCCCGACCGTGAGGGCGTCCCGGGTGGTTCCCCTACGACCAGCGAGATACGCTGCTATGACTGTCTTTCCGTGTCCGGGGAGGGCTGCGTGCGAGGCCCCCAGCAGCACCGACAGCAGCACCGCGAGCAGGCCCACGGCCGGCGTCAGGTCGCGGGCACCGGCCAGTTCGGCGAAGCGCCCGGACAGCGCCTGCGCCCACCGGCCGAGCACGCCCACGGTCGGCAGATCAACGGCGGAGGACGCCGAGGGGCCCGCACCGGGCTCCACGCGGAGCACGGCCGAGGTGGTCGACAGCGGGGAACTCAGCAGGTCGTCGGGGTAGCGGCGGAGTTCCTGGCTGACCGTGCGGGCGGGCACCGACGATGCGCTCAGGTGCACCCCGTCGCCGGTGGTGGCGGTGATCTCGCGCCAGCCGATCCGGTCGGTGCCGTACGGATTACGGAACTCCACCCGGCTACCCGCGCCGATGCCCGGAAGTTCCGCGCTCAGGCGGCATTCCAGCCGGCCGGTGCCCATACCGGCCTCACCGTAGAAGTAGTCGTAGGAGCTGCGGGCCACCACGAACGTCAGCGCCGTGCCGTCGGCCGACGCCCGCACCTGGTCGCGCAGATCGGCGCAGGCCGCGGTGGCGTGCCGGGCCCGCTCCTGCGGCGAGACCACGTCGTCGTGGTCGGCGTCGATCACGGTCCGGTCCTGAAGCGTCGGGATCTCCGCGCTGTCCACCACCGCCAGGTCGTCGATCCGGCCGGGCGACAGCACCAGCCCGTCGTAGTGGTTCACGGTGAAATTGCCCAGCGGATGGGCCATCACCGACGCCGTGGCCTGTCCGGGCACCAGCAGCACCCCGCCCACGACCAGGACCGCGATCAGGATCAGGCGTTTCATCGTGCACCCCGCAACGTGTCGAGCGCGGCCCGGGCCCCGGCGGCGCCGGGCAGGGAGAAGTACGGGTTGATGCTCAGGGCCAGCTCCAGGTGCTCACGCGCCGCGTCCCGGTCACCGAGGGCCAGTTCGATCATGCCGCGGTGATAGCTGAAGGTCGCGTTGCGCCAGCCCAGCTTCCCGGCCCGCACCGCGAACTCCTTCGCCTCCCGGTTCCTCCCGGCCCGGTGCAGGGCCCAGGCCAGGGCATCGGCCACCAGAACACTGTGCCGGCGCGACCATTCGGCCCGGGCGTGCTTCACCGCCACGTCCGGCCGGCCGTGGTCGGCGGCCACCACGGCCACGGCCAGGTCGTCCACCACCCCGTTCGCCTGCTGGAGCCGGGTCTCCGCGTCGATCAGGGCGAGCTGCTGCCGGGCCTGGGCCGTGCGGCCCGTCGACGCCAGCAGCTCGGCGTACTCCAGCAGATACTGTGCCAGCGGAAGCCGAGCCACCACGTCCGCGTAATCCCGTTCCGCACCGACGGTGTCGCCGGTGGCGGCGCGAGCCCTCGCCCGGCCGGCCAGCAGCGCCGGACCGTCCGGCTCGGCCTCCAGCCCCCGGCGGTACTGCTCCAGCGCCTCCCGCGGATCGCCCTGCCCGAACGCCAGCTCGCCGAGATACAGCCGGCAGAAGGCGATGTCGGAGGGCTGGACGGCCTCGGCCAGGGCTCGGTCGAGGGCGGTCCGGGCGGCGGCGACGTCACCGGTCTGCTCGAAGTGGTACGAGGCCCGGGCGAAAGACGCCACACCGGGCGCCAGGTCGAGCATCCGCTGGGCCGCCCGCCGGGCCCCCGGGTAGTCGCCCAGCTGGGTCAGCGCGTCGTCCTGCACCCCCAGGGCGGTGGCGTCGTAGGGGTCGGCCCGCTGCGCCCGGCGAGCCCACTCCAGTGCCTCGGCGAACTCGTGCCGGGCGTTGGCCAGGGCGCCCATCCCGGTCATGGCGTCGGCGTTGCCCTCCGGCCGCTGCTCCAGTGACCTGCGCAGCGCTCCCTCGGCCCGGGGGTAGAGCGTGGGATCACCACTGATCCGGGCCTGCTGCACGTACGCCGATCCCAGCGTCGCCCAGCCCGCGGCGTCCTCCGGGAACTCCCGCAGGTGCGCCTGGGTGGCGGTGATCGTCTCCGCGACAGTGCCTGTCCGGGCGGCACGTTCGGCCGGTTCCGGCCGCTCCTGCCGCTCGGGACCGCGCAGCACCACGACCACCGCCGTGGCCGCCAGGAGAAGACTCCCGGCGACCACGGCGGCCAGTGCGGCGACCCGTGCGGAGGGCCGGTCCGTCACCCTCAGACCGGCTGCGGCTGCGTGGCGGCACCCGGGCGCAGCCGGCGGCCCCGCACCAGCACCACGGCGCCGGCGCTGACCAGGAGAGCGCCGAGACCGGGCAGCAGGCCGGACGGGAACGACGGGCCACCGCCGGTGGTCGACGGGGCCACCGGGGCGGTGACCGACTGGGTCTGGGCCTGGGCCTGCTTCGCCTTCCAGCTGCTGGCCATCGAGGTGTTCGGCAGCGGCAGGTAGGGGAAGATCTTGCCGAACTTCTGCCCGTTGGCGTCCACCTTGTCACCGCTCTTCAGCGGCGCCACGATCTTGCCCGACTGCGCGGCACCGGCCACCGCCTGGAGCGAGATGTCGATGACGTCGTCGGTGAGCCGGCGGCCGTTCGGGAAGCCCTGGAGGTCACCACCGATCACGCCGAGCCGGTTCGGCTTCTTGGCCACCGGCACGCCCAGGTTCAGGCGCAGCATCTCCGAGGGCACGAAGCGGGTGGCGTCCGCGTCGGCGTTGAGCACCTGCGAGTTCAGGTCGGCCTGGATCGGCGCCGTCGAGTTGTCCAGCGTGGGCGCGTTCTTCGCGATCCCGGTCAGATAGATCTCGACCAGGTCGTTGCGCGGGGTGGTCGGCACGTCGAGCCCGTAGACCGCGTTCAGCAGGTGCGGCAGCTCCGGGTCGAGGACCTTCTCCACCACCGGCGTCACGGTGTGGTCGGTCTCCGGCTTGATCGAGTTGAAGGCGTCCTTCAGCCCGGCCGGCACGACCACCTCGTTGACCAGCGGATTGCCCAGGCGCGACACCTGCACGTAGTTGCCGCTGGGGGTGGCCTTTCCGGGCTCCAGGGTCAGGGTCTGCTTCTCGGTGCTGCTCCAGATCCCGATCACCGGGTTCTTCGTCGCGTCCTGGTTGATGGCCAGATCGGCCTTGGGCACCTGGAGCGCGATGGCATTCACGTTGTACCCGGCCAGGGTGTCGGTGCCGACCTTCTTCAGGTTGCCGCCGTACAGCAGGTCGAACACCCGCAGGTCGAGGAAGAACGGGTCGTCGGACTGCCCGGCGAAGGTACGTCCGCCGCCCTCCACCGACTCGAACGAGGCGGTGCGGAGCTTGCCGTAGTTCGGCATGGTGGCGTTGCCGACGTTCGAGGGGGCGGCCGTGCCCTCGGCGATCGTGGTGGCGCCGGCCTCGTCGCCGTCCACGATCTTCTGGAGCGTGTAGGTCTGGCGGAACAGCAGGTTCTCGTCGTCCAGCGAGGTCACCGGGCCGTTGGCGTAGAGGAACGTGTCGGTGCCGCGCTTGTCGTCGGTGGTGAAGGTCCACCGGTAGGTCAGGTCGGCGACCGCGTCGCCGTCGTTGTCGATGTTGAGGTCGTAGTGCGCACCGTCCTGGAAGGCGTAGAAGTTCGGGCCGCCGTTGGGCTCCTCGAACGGGATCCAGGTCCCGATCAGGGTGACGGTGTCGGACTTGTCCGGGCTGGTGAAGGCGTACACGTCGGTGTTGTCCACCTTCGGGTCACCCGCTGTGAGCGGGGCCTCCCGGTGACTGGAGGCCGAGGCCGGCCCCGCCCCTACGGCCAGGGCGCTGCTCGCGGCCACCCCGACCACGGCCAGTCGGCCGATCATCTGTCGAATCGGTCTGCCAGCGGATGAGTCTCGCTGATGTGCCATGTCTGATTCCCCGTCGATCCGTCGCGGGCGGCCGGTCAGGCGGCGCCGCGACTCCCCCATGCCAAATACCGCAACGTGGCCCGAATTCGGACCAACCGATGGCGGAACGTAGCCTGTCGTCACGCAACGTACACCTTGTTGGCCGAATCCACGTGTCGTCCACCAGGAGGGCACCGCAAACAGGACAGATGTGGCACGATCCCTGTCGTTCCAGCCACATCTTCCGGTTTTAACTCCCTCACGACGAATGGGACGGCACCTATGGCGGACACGGGGGCACCCGGAGCGGTCAGATCGGTCAGCGCCCTGCCGGCGACCAGACCGGCGGCAGCCTTCGAGGCCGAGCGCACGATCCGGATGATGGGGGCCCGGGTCCGGATGCTGCGCAAACAGCAGAATCTGACCCTGAAGTCCCTCGCCGACCGCACCGGGGTCAGCGTGTCGATGCTCAGCATGGTCGAACGCGGACTGGCCAGCGCCTCGGTGGGCACACTGGTGTCGGTCTCGACCGCGCTGGGGGTGCACATGTCCGACCTGTTCGGGCCCGGCGAGGAGGTGGACCGCTCTCCCGTGACCCGCGCCGAGGAGCAGATCACCGCCACCACCGGCACCGGCGGGGTGCATCGCATCGCCTACCGCGACCCCCGGGCCGGCGTGGAGTTGGCCGTGCGGCAGTACGTTCCGGGCGGCACCAGTGCACAGACGCCGGAGCTGGCCGACGGCCGACAGGTGGGCGTGCTGATCTCCGGCGAGCTCACGGTCGAGCTGGACGGCGAGATGCACGTGCTGCATCCCGGCGACTCGATCGCCTACCAGTCGTCCAGGCCGCACCGCATCGTGAACCGCGGCGAGGAGCCGGCCCAGGCCCTGTGGGTGAGCCTGGACTCCTGAGCCTGAGCCCCGCAGGCCGGACTCCCGAGCCCCGCAGGCCGGTTTCCTGAGCTCCGTAGGCCGTTCCGGCGCCGCGCTACTCGTTGACCGCGCGGGGCCGGCCGGTCTCCTGGTCCAGCTTGAGGATCCGCTCGATATCGGCCGCCCGGCGCGGCATCGCACCCCGCGAGGTCTGCTGCTCCCCCGCCTGCTGTGTCTCCCGGCCTGCCGTCTCGCGGGCTGCCGTCTCGCGGGCTGCCGTCTCGCGGGCTGCCGTCTCGCGGGCTGCCGTCTCCCGCGGTGTCTCGACCGGAGGCGGCAGGGGCCGGTGCACGGCGGGCTTGAGCTGGTAGGTCGGCAACGGAACCGGAATCGGTTCCCAGGTCTCGGCATTGACGGCGGCCGCCCGGCGCCGCGCCCGTTCGGCCCGCTCCGGGGTCTGCCGGGACGCCTCGGCCTCGGCCGCCGCCCGGGCCGCGCGCACGGCGGCCTGACGGCGGCGGTTCTCCGCGTGCTCGCGGGCCTTCTCGGCGGCGTACAGGTGGGCGGCGAGCATGGTCAGGCTCTCC is from Kineosporia corallincola and encodes:
- a CDS encoding DeoR/GlpR family DNA-binding transcription regulator produces the protein MFADERRQKILGLVRSNGAVSLRELARVVRSSEVTVRRDLRLLESQGLLDRRHGGAVSTGGLSHEPTYSEKSVVAAREKVAIGALAAGLVEEGDAICVGAGTTTQAFARHLTGFRELTVMTNSVLVAQELAGAKVSRGVEVVMTGGTLRAPIFALVGSVAEQALATMRVRRVFMSGNGLTAERGLSTPNLVVAGMDRAMAAAGEEIVVLADHTKIGQETMAQTVPADQIAHLVTSDRTPGEVIGQFRDSGVEVHVAECADEDEA
- the galT gene encoding galactose-1-phosphate uridylyltransferase; amino-acid sequence: MSERRFDPTSGEWITFATHRQNRTFLPPADACPLCPDPNNEWDGEIRRTDVQIAVFDNRFPALSPTPPEPDIEGTELYQVEPASGRCEVISYSSDHNATLAKLGPERIRLLIDVWADQYQVLGSEGHQYVLPFENRGEAIGVTLHHPHGQIYAYDDIPARPLRKLKTAAAYRQRTGRCVECDVVAAEIEDGRRIVAEGEYFIAHVPFWARYPYEVRISPKQHTPSMVAVADEARTDLAHVLHRVFTGLDDLFGFPLPYVLGIFSSPVNGDPAVAGWDGSWDDISHLHLLISPPNRSETKLKYIAGTEQMGGAYSTDIAPEVTAATLREKIPQS
- a CDS encoding nickel/cobalt transporter; its protein translation is MKRLILIAVLVVGGVLLVPGQATASVMAHPLGNFTVNHYDGLVLSPGRIDDLAVVDSAEIPTLQDRTVIDADHDDVVSPQERARHATAACADLRDQVRASADGTALTFVVARSSYDYFYGEAGMGTGRLECRLSAELPGIGAGSRVEFRNPYGTDRIGWREITATTGDGVHLSASSVPARTVSQELRRYPDDLLSSPLSTTSAVLRVEPGAGPSASSAVDLPTVGVLGRWAQALSGRFAELAGARDLTPAVGLLAVLLSVLLGASHAALPGHGKTVIAAYLAGRRGTTRDALTVGLTVTVTHTAGVIVLGLLLSAVATLAGETVLAWLGVASGLLIAGVGAWLLASAVRLRRASMTDDEERVIDLDEPLVPAVVPAGQEHGHGHGHGHGHGHGHGHGHGHGHGTGHGHGHFGLGVVHDPNRSALSRMALVGMGIAGGLVPSPSALVVLLGAIGLGRTWFGILLVIGYGIGMAGLLTAVGLVLVKVADRLREESRLGGLAEHWRRWAPWGTATLVLLVGLALTVRAAEPLLM
- a CDS encoding tetratricopeptide repeat protein, giving the protein MTDRPSARVAALAAVVAGSLLLAATAVVVVLRGPERQERPEPAERAARTGTVAETITATQAHLREFPEDAAGWATLGSAYVQQARISGDPTLYPRAEGALRRSLEQRPEGNADAMTGMGALANARHEFAEALEWARRAQRADPYDATALGVQDDALTQLGDYPGARRAAQRMLDLAPGVASFARASYHFEQTGDVAAARTALDRALAEAVQPSDIAFCRLYLGELAFGQGDPREALEQYRRGLEAEPDGPALLAGRARARAATGDTVGAERDYADVVARLPLAQYLLEYAELLASTGRTAQARQQLALIDAETRLQQANGVVDDLAVAVVAADHGRPDVAVKHARAEWSRRHSVLVADALAWALHRAGRNREAKEFAVRAGKLGWRNATFSYHRGMIELALGDRDAAREHLELALSINPYFSLPGAAGARAALDTLRGAR
- a CDS encoding DUF4331 domain-containing protein yields the protein MIGRLAVVGVAASSALAVGAGPASASSHREAPLTAGDPKVDNTDVYAFTSPDKSDTVTLIGTWIPFEEPNGGPNFYAFQDGAHYDLNIDNDGDAVADLTYRWTFTTDDKRGTDTFLYANGPVTSLDDENLLFRQTYTLQKIVDGDEAGATTIAEGTAAPSNVGNATMPNYGKLRTASFESVEGGGRTFAGQSDDPFFLDLRVFDLLYGGNLKKVGTDTLAGYNVNAIALQVPKADLAINQDATKNPVIGIWSSTEKQTLTLEPGKATPSGNYVQVSRLGNPLVNEVVVPAGLKDAFNSIKPETDHTVTPVVEKVLDPELPHLLNAVYGLDVPTTPRNDLVEIYLTGIAKNAPTLDNSTAPIQADLNSQVLNADADATRFVPSEMLRLNLGVPVAKKPNRLGVIGGDLQGFPNGRRLTDDVIDISLQAVAGAAQSGKIVAPLKSGDKVDANGQKFGKIFPYLPLPNTSMASSWKAKQAQAQTQSVTAPVAPSTTGGGPSFPSGLLPGLGALLVSAGAVVLVRGRRLRPGAATQPQPV
- a CDS encoding helix-turn-helix domain-containing protein, producing the protein MADTGAPGAVRSVSALPATRPAAAFEAERTIRMMGARVRMLRKQQNLTLKSLADRTGVSVSMLSMVERGLASASVGTLVSVSTALGVHMSDLFGPGEEVDRSPVTRAEEQITATTGTGGVHRIAYRDPRAGVELAVRQYVPGGTSAQTPELADGRQVGVLISGELTVELDGEMHVLHPGDSIAYQSSRPHRIVNRGEEPAQALWVSLDS